A single Eulemur rufifrons isolate Redbay chromosome 9, OSU_ERuf_1, whole genome shotgun sequence DNA region contains:
- the LOC138392402 gene encoding somatotropin codes for MAAGGGKGTAPGTGRELASCSGPPSPSALSPVSRTTLFLAVALLCLPWPQEAAAFPAMPLSSLFANAVLRAQHLHQLAADTYKEFERTYIPEGQRYSIQNAQAAFCFSETIPAPTGKDEAQQRSDMELLRFSLLLIQSWLGPVQFLSRVFTNSLVFGTSDRVYEKLRDLEEGIQALMRELEDGSPRVGQILKQTYDKFDTNLRSDDALLKNYGLLSCFKKDLHKAETYLRVMKCRRFVESSCAF; via the exons ATGGCTGCAG GGGGAGGCAAAGGCACAGCACCTGGGACAGGCAGGGAGCTGGCCTCCTGCTCTGGCCCTCCCTCGCCCTCTGCTCTCTCCCCAGTCTCTCGGACCACCCTGTTCCTGGCCGTGGCCCTGCTctgcctgccctggccccaggagGCCGCCGCCTTTCCAGCCATGCCCTTGTCCAGCCTGTTCGCCAACGCTGTGCTCCGAGCCCAGCACCTGCACCAGCTGGCCGCCGACACTTACAAGGAGTTT GAGCGCACCTACATCCCGGAGGGACAGCGATATTCCATCCAGAACGCCCAGGCTGCCTTCTGCTTCTCGGAGACCATCCCGGCCCCCACGGGCAAGGACGAGGCCCAGCAGAGATCC GACATGGAGCTGCTCCGCTTCTCGCTGCTGCTCATCCAGTCGTGGCTCGGGCCCGTGCAGTTCCTCAGCAGGGTCTTCACCAACAGCCTGGTGTTTGGCACCTCGGACCGCGTCTATGAGAAACTGAGGGACCTGGAGGAAGGCATCCAAGCCCTGATGCGG GAGCTGGAAGATGGCAGCCCCCGTGTTGGGCAGATCCTCAAGCAAACCTACGACAAGTTTGACACAAACTTGCGCAGTGACGATGCACTGCTCAAGAACTACGGGCTGCTCTCCTGCTTCAAGAAGGACCTGCACAAGGCTGAGACGTACCTGCGGGTCATGAAGTGTCGCCGCTTTGTGGAAAGCAGCTGTGCCTTCTAG